The Phoenix dactylifera cultivar Barhee BC4 unplaced genomic scaffold, palm_55x_up_171113_PBpolish2nd_filt_p 000537F, whole genome shotgun sequence genome contains the following window.
AGGTACAGCTTTTAATTTTCTAACAgaattatgtatatgtacaCATACACGCAATTCCTAATATTTGGCTTTGTAAACTCAATTGGAAGCCTGTAATCATCCTTCTCCTGATATTGACTTTATATAACATTATATGAAAACACCATCAACAAAATTAATGTTCCTTTCCTACCTTTTATTGACATTTCAGCATGACAAACAAAGTCTGTAGAATACAAGTAGAAGACAGCCAAATATATAACTAAGATAACACAAAGCAAGAGGCGGTAACATAGACAGATCCACACAGAAACAATCGAAATCAAGTTATAGGCCCTATTAGCCTTCGGAATTGCAGTTCTACTTTTATCTGCCAAAAATATCACATTCTGGCTGTCATTGTCAATTTTTTGATCGCAGATAATGAACACAACTTGCTTTTGGATCCTTCCATGGCATCTTCCCTGCTCAACTACCCACCTGTCAATCACTAATATGTGGGACTTGCTCAGATTAGCTGACATATGGAAATTTTGTGTGTCTGAATCTTGGAAGACCAATGAAAGACAGCTGGGCAGCTACATACAGGATTTCCATGCACATCCAGACAACTAACAATCTATATCTGTCATTTGATATCTTAATAGAAAATAATGAACAGGTGAGCTGGCATTTCCCATGCTCAACAACCAATCTGGTCTACACTAATGTGCGGAGATTTGCACTCACGTGAGATGACATATGGAGAACTTTTGTGTGTGAATCTCAGAAGACCGATGAATGGCAGCTGGGCAGCTACAGACAGGATTTCCATGCACATCcagataactaaatctcgcccATAAAAGATGCCAAGCCTTTCAACTATTTTTCAAAGCTGAAGACTGCTAAATTAGGCCATTAATTGTGTTTGATCTGCTCACAATCTTTCTCAAAATTATAAAGAACATTAATCTGCCATGAGAAACAGGGTCCAAACAATATCCACAATCATAAACAAACGAGTTGATATGCAGAAGAGGATATATTCGGTTAAAGATTCATTAAGTTACTAATTCCTAATGGAGACAAAAAACAATTCAGGATTTTTTTCCCCCGGCTCCCTTGCAAAATCAGGTCTTCAAGGCCCTCTAGCCAGGAACTTTACATCATGATAGGATCCTCACAACTACTGTCCAAGAAATTGACTACAAAGGAACATCTACAAGAGGAAACTAGCTTTGCAGGTTCTCATAGCACAGTCTGAAGCTCGATGCCATCTGACTACTATAGGACCCAGGCTGAAAAGTTCCTCAACCTTCTGGCTTCCCTATGGGCATATGAAGGTTGAAACAAGGGAAGCTTGTATGATATGCCTTGTTAGTCAAGATCCAATAGTTCATAATCCTCAAAATAAAAActtgcaaatataaacaatagtaTAATTTAATGTAAGCTAGCTCACATTGCAAAAAACAAAGGAATAATCATAATCATGTAGCCTGGCCTTACAGATCCTTATTTGTCAAGTATTCCCATCTAGAGCCACTTCGGAAGTCATTCTGTAGTGCacaatatttcaaaaattagttaaaattGTGGCTTCAAGTTAAGAAATTTGGAGACCAATGAGAAAGACCATGGGATTACAGTCCAACAGTCAGACAAGCCTCATACAGCAGCCTACCCTGCATAACACTTGAAGTCCACCAAAAGATAGTCCAAAACCAACCAGCATGGGCTATCCAGATTTAAGTGGGTTACTTGAACAGGCACTAGATGCTAGGCAACCAGCATACATAGGGAACTGCCTAGATGCTTAAGCATGGAGCAAGGCAACCAGTGAACTACCTGAGCCCAGGCAGCTACCTTTTAAAATAGTGAACTGAAGGTAAGTTTGTTTTGAAATGGAACTACACCCTGAGTTTTAGCATGCAACCAAAGTCCAACAGATTAttcaaaaactaaaatttgataaaaaaatttatcttaattttagtatcttttgAATACCATTGTTATGTCAAAATAAGTATTCTATAAACGACAATACCAAAGCTGCATGCATTAGATGTATTAATTATACCTATCTTTAATTTGCAAGCTCCTTTTGAACAATATATTATGTTCAACCATAACAGAGAAGATCATATCATTAAATATTTCTTAAGAGGAGAGCATAGTACCATTTTCAATCTTCACTACACTTTGAAGCATTGTTTCCATTTTCTTCTTCATCTCAGAGTTGTCATCCATACGAGGTACAACAAGGGTTAACTCCCTATATATATCCCGTACAAATTGACATATCTTCTCAGCATATTCTACTTCTCCATCTGATATTCGACCAATGGCTAGTCTCATCAGTTCTCCAGTCAAATCTGCAagctaaaacaaaataaagaaaatgaagCATTCCATTTTCTGGAAGAAACTAGGAAATGAAcataaaggaaaaaagaaaaaaacataatAATTACCCCCAAAAGGTAGTCAAGAACATTTATCTGCAAGGGTTCAACAGATTGATCACTAAGTGGTAGCAAAGAAGCATTAATCTCAGCAAGATTCAGTAGAGTCCCAGTCTTGCAGAATCTACACAGCGTTGCAGCTTCAACATACTCCTGGACCTGCAATAATCCTAAAATTTTGAAAGAGTTACTTCAAAATACTGAAATAAAAAAGGGCCTAAGGTTGCTAACTGCAAAGGTATAGGCACGCCTGAGCTTCCAAAAGTCAGTCCCTTGCAACTCTTTTACTAATCTGGATATATACTGATCAGTCACAGCTGCAAGATCATTTTCTGCCTTCGCCAAGACTTCTTCTTTATTATCTTTACTGATTCTGGAATAAGGACAAAGAATTGTTCCAGGAACATGCATATTATCAATTAACAACCAAGAATTTATACGATGCATTCAAATAGAAATCTATAAATAATTCAGGTGCAGATATTGCATTAACAACACAAGGCAACAAGTTTCTGTTAGATGAACATGAAGGTGAAATTGCATTAGAGAAGACAAACAGAGAACCTTAGATATATTTTAGAACCTAAATAATCAGGTGAATAAGGTAAACAAATATTTAGTCTTTGTAGGTCAATGCATGTTGTCAAATATCTGCACCAACTTATCAAAACCTCCAAGGCTTTGCCCATAGTAAGTGACAAGATTTAATCATCTGATTAATTAATTACTGTTGAAAAAAATGTTCACAAACAAAACAAGCAATTTGACCAAACTGTTGTCGGATTAAAAAGAAAGTACATTATTGTTATCTTGTGATCACCTATCAGACAGTGAATTTTGGCTGACTACTTTCAGTAACTACTGAGCATATCATATACTGTTGGAGACTCCCTTGGAGTATAAAATCAGCAGCCAtacaaataagaaaatatgaagAGGAAGTGGGCAGCTGGTTCTCCTAGTTTGAACTAAGGTTATTTCAATGAGATAAACACAATGTGGAAAGGAAAGCTGTTTGCAGTGTAACAACATAGCAAGATGGTAAAAGTTACTACCCTAGAAAGTGAATCAAAAAAGATAATGCAAATGACAAAACAAATCATGGAGCCAATATGCAGATTTTCCTGATCACCTGTGCACCTGGAATATGACCTTTTTGCTGTTTATCGTCACATCGCGACTTGCCTTCACAACTCTCTCCCTCTTGTCATTCTGCATTAGATGTATAGTGATTGatcacaaaataataataataataacaataataatagtatgatgatgatgatgatgataaaataaaaacaataatATATTAAACTATTGTACTAAACAGAATTATAACACTTGCATAGAAATCTTTGTAGTCGTAACCATCAAAGAAGCTGTAGAAGATTCGCAATGCCTTCTCCAACAATGCATAAAGATAAACTAAATGGTAAAGTGATTTTCAATTTGCAAAATCCAGTAAGAAGAAACAGATCCACTAGTACAAATACCATCAAGCTGTTTCCATGTTCTAGCTGGAGAAAGAACCTCAGATATCCGAGAGCAATTTTGGACAGCCATCCAATGGCTAAGAATGTCGAGCAGAGATGCTTCTGTTAGGAATACAACACGATAAAATAAAGGATATAAAGGTCTTGGAACTCCATCTTAAATTGGTGAGGAGCATGAAGTAGGCTATGTAGTTGTTTTCAAGAACCATCAAAAATCTTAGCCTGCCATATCCACCAGgctttgttcaaaccatccttTGTCTTTTCTGATATAAAGTGTTGACTCTTGGGTAATTGGCTGCCATATGTGAAGAATGCATCCAATGCAACAACATGGACCACAAGAGCCATTACTACTCTCTGAACTTACCACGTGCAAActgcaaaataatcatctaTACCAAATTTGTTCAATTAAAAGAGATACCCAGCAGCATCAATTTCTCAGAACCTCTGAGTGCTTCTAAGGATTTGAAAAAGAGCTATTACAAGTGTACAAAGTTCCATTATTTAATGATAAACACTACTAGCCGCATCTTTTTACTTGATATAGACATATACCATATACTCTTTAGGGGATGGAAAAGTTTCCAAATTTTGAATCTACCTAGATCTTCCATGTCCGTGAATGAAAACCTGAAAAAACTACAAATCAGAAAGAAAATTATCCATGAAGACTCTCCCTCTAAACCTGAAGCACCTAACTAATTAGTCTATGACTCCAACTTGAAACAAGGCGAAAGTGAACAGCATTAACGAGTGAAGCCCCCCTCCCCCAGAACACCACACGGAAAGTACCACTATTGAaaattggaaagaaaaaataaatgtgTTTCTACAGCCACGTATTTTTCAAATTGCCCTAAAATAAAACTCTGATCCTGCAGATTAGATGTCCCAGACATCTCTCAGCTCCAAAAGGTGTCATAATACAACCTTAAGTAATTTGAAACAGGTGATAACTGAACTAGAGAAGTGTTATCACCACACTCGATCACCTCCAACAATAGTACCCCTACTTTACGTGGCCAGCCAGTTGTGATGTCTGAAACTCTCCTCGGCTTCACTAGAGGCTGCAAAACAGCCATCAGTACACAATAACATTGACATGCACTGTTACATCATCTTTGTCATAGGTCTACAAATGGAAATTCAAACTCCAAAGTTTCATAATTTCAGAGTAGAAACTCAGTCAAGCTTCCCCTTCATCTTCCTCTCCCTATCTGAGTACCTTGCTAGGACTAGCTAAATAACCTCTTTCTTCATGAGACATGGTCACATCCATAACAGCATAACCAGCATCAGAAGCAGAAACTGGGAACACAAACTTCAGTATCAATTTTTCATGAGAACTTGATGCCAGGCTATTTTCCATATTGTTTTAACAAGGATTATAATCATGACTATGGCTACATAATATCATTTAGACACTAGATGTCACCAACAAATTTATAAACAAGTAAATGAATCATGACAAAGACACTAGCAGTATATGTAACATGCCAGATTCCTGGTAAACTGTATTTATCACATTTGGGGATCAAAATGAATCAATTCCAGGTTGAGCTACTCTTGGCTGACCCTGTCTGAATTAATTTACTAATGCTTCAGGTCAGGCCTAGCCCTACACATTGTCTGAAAACCCAGCCCCAACACCTTCTTTTAACAAAAGAAGGAAAGGGGGAGGGGACCCGGTTCCGAATTGGGTAAACTCGGTGCGAACTGAATGGTTCGCATCGAGTTCGAACGGAGGAATCCGGTTCGCACCGAGTTCAAAtggaaccggccggttcagtcCAGGGGCCTTCAACAAGAAATGGGTGAATTTGGCAATGAGAAATGTATCTTCTCCCAAGTTTGTTGTATTAATTAATTGATCTCCTACAACATTCTCTTATTATGTGCTAATATGTTGTCCCTTGTCACTATATTTCTTTACTATATGCAAATATTTTGTCAAAATCACTCATAAATGTCCCTTTAAGATCTCTTGAGGATATAATGCTAGCTAGAGACTCCAACGGTGTCCCACCTATTTGCATATGGTAGCTTGTATGTATGCAATTGAGTTAACATGTCAATTTGAAGGAGCCCTATGTACACTTCAACGCCTTCTGCAATTCAAAGGTCGTTAACAAGCATACTGGGCATCAATATCAAAGGAGTTGTCAGATCTATGTGGGCATACCTTGGCAAGGATCAACAAACTTTGCTCCTACAAAAACCATATCTTGAAAAAGCTAGGAAATTAGAAATGGAAGAACTTGCCACTAGTAGGCAGGCAACACTTCTACAAGATGTTCTATGCTTGATCTCCCTTTATCACTTATTGTGCTTACCCATTAGGCTACTCAGTAATCTCGAGCACACTTTCTGTGGCTCCCTTAGGAACATGTAACAAATCAGCATAAACTATGCCTGCTTTCATACGAAGCTGTGCGCAAATCTAAGACTTCTTAGGGATCGGGGATCTGAGTTATGCAGCCAAGAAGAATCATATTGATGGGTAAAGATAACCACAAGGCTAGTACTACAATCAAGAACTCTCTCGAGGGAAGCAGTGCCTTTCAATTATAACTTTCCTAGAACATATGACCTTCGGTTTTTCTTCCATCTAGCATGCTATACATAATGGAGGTAAGTTAATAAAAGATGATGCAGCCTCTCAGAAGATAGGAAACTACAAGATTTAAAccagaaaaaaaattcagaattgaagtttgatatgaaatCTGCACACTACTGAAGCTTTTTTCCCCTTCTGAATGCTGGTAGAAAACAGTGTCACTCTAATCTCAGACATGAATATCAACTAAAGCTCTACTGTTAGTAGCAGGGTaagcaaaaaagagaaaaaagtgaAGAACCGAGTACAAGAATGGAGAGAATCTGCATGCTACTAACGAATTTTTTCCTTCTAAATGCTGGTAGAAAACAGCCTCACTCTAATCTCAAATCTGGAGAAGACGAAGAAGGCCTACAATCACCTTTATCTCAAAATAAACTCCATGTGTTGATTTTCCAGCTACACATATATCTTTCTTAATAGCTTCCATTGGCCACCTTTCTTAATCCTACTAGAACTCCTTTAAAAGGCAATGAACTAAGCCTTAGAACCAATTAAAACATTACTTGATAAGAAGCAGCCAGCTTCTATTTTGACTGCAATCTGGATTCCTAGACACGGAGGAGGGGGAAGGGGAAGAAAATTCTAGAGAATATCAACTAAAAGACACACACACCGAGAGAAGAGGGGggaggaagagggggggggggggagagagagagagagagaccctaaAACTGTTAATGGTACTGTTCAGTGAACATTTGCTACAGTTTTAATGGGCTAATGTGGCactttaaaattaaattttgatcgcatcaaaagataacttcaactCAACTTGTGGTAAATGAAGTTAGCATCAGTTTTCTACAGCACTTTATGGATTTCTCAAATTCCTAAAAATATGTTGCCCAGAACCAGAAATGTTGGTGGCTTATCTGACATGGCATGAATTGCAGATTATATTATAGAGAATGGAAAAGAGATATTAACAGACTGGCCACTATTTTTGTCTTTAGAATTAGTTGCTCAAGTTTCCTCTCTCCTCATTCTGGTTGGTAATTGGAGTGATAGATGATGTTTGAGAGACAATAATCACACTCCAGCTTTAGAAAGGTCAGCAACTTGGTGTGCAGCTATGATTCCTCTAGCAAAATTATGACTTGGATAGGTTTTACATGCAAGGTCATGTTGCCAGTTCAGTTTTTTCTGGTAGAAAGTAATATCTGTCATACTGGAATATGTTGAGTCGTTGAGGTTTCCTACCTTTAGTCTGATGCAGCTAGTGTTATAACTTTCTCTATCAAACTTCCTCTAGAAAATTAAAGAGAAATCTTCTACTACAGGTAACCATAGTAATGAAGCTGTTTTGATGTCTTATATGGTTTATCAGATTATCAATGGCAAGGAACGAATGCATCTTCCAAAGTATCCATTGGAGTcccaaattgattttgatggaagCATCCACTCTAGACCCCAAACATATTCACACGGCCGCTTTGAAGGGAGCTTTGATAGCAGAGGAAAACTGTGGCTCCTATCCCGCAAATTCTGCATTTCCTTGGATGATTTATTGCTCTTGGGAGCTACCACCCCGttgtttcctcaaggtcaactttgatggtaATGTCCTGAATAGAGGTGACTTTGGTGGGGCTAGCGCTTTGTTACCAAAAGTGCTAGCAGTACACTAGTAGCAGCAGGTGTGTCAAACATTTTGAGTCGATAGTACCAATGGTTGAGTTGCATGCAACATGGGAAGAATGGAAGCATGCGACGAAACATCTGAAGACGACTCATATTAttcttgagagagactctttgACAGTGGTTAAGTGGCTATCAAATCATCAAACTACTGAGACTAGTTATCTACTTTCTTACAAGGTGGCATATGCCAATAAAGAAGCAAAAATAGTACTGCTGATTGGATGGCAACATGTGGCCAATCACATGGGTACTACATTGTGGAGTGTTGTGAAAGatattcctttttattttttgcatattttattttctaattcccATGGATATACTTTCACTAGAGTGGTATAATAAATCCgacttaccaaaaaaaaagtttgtaaAGCACCACGTActtagagaatggtagaaaatTTTCTACAAATTCAACTCCCTCCAAAAAAATCTGTCGATCACTTGCTCAACGACATCAAGGGGATGAActtatattttgaaattataataaaaatatattattgtattgtatatttatattgtgaaattatttaatatataacttctatttgccttatttttctaatcaaaataaatattagtattaaaatgataatatattataagtataaatgacaatattaattatataataacaattaatatatatttataggacTAATAATTTTtaggattaataaatatatttctatgGTATATATCAGAGGTAGTTTTAGTATTATATGGTCAATGATCTTCGATTTTCATAGAATACCAAATAGGTTACTCATGAATACTCGGGGTTCATTAATTATTCAAACATAGCATACCAAACGTGATGATCTTAGATCATCAAGTATCAAATTACTCCGGGATAAGGATCAccagtgatctaagatcatcTTAGTGATCCCATTTGGGTCTCCAAACGCCACGATAAGAAAGAAACATAATCATTCAATGTAATCTCTTCTTGAGTCCCAAGACTACATAATATCTTAACAcattagaaataaaatatgatCAACTCTAACTCAATCTTTTCTTGGTGTCCCAGTGCTACATCACTTCAAGTGTGAATAAAGAAGCATTCCAAGAGAAACATTTATCACATTATTATATATTCACACAAGGAAAGGATGATAGATTTAGCAAAAGTAGCAAAGTCGCAATTTTCTTAGGGAAGTTAAAAAGAATATGGGGAGACAAACTCCAGTGACTTAGGTTCTATCTAGATgaacaaaaagggaaagaaaatgtatGTTTTAGGTAGTTTCGTAAGAAAATTTCCTAATTCTCTTTTGTTTTATTGCTTGACGCCTCCATCTTAAACCTTATAACCGAACCAAATTTTGaatgattatagaaaagaaaatcatTCCCTTTTTGAGTTATGTTCTTTAACTAAACAGGCCCCTTCTCCTCCACAGAAATTGATGCAATCCCAAATTGAAGAAAGGGCCTAAGGTCATAATAGCCTCATGATATAtctctttcttgttttttgGTGAAGATATGCCGCCTCTTTCTTGAACGAAGCCATATTTGCCCACTCATATATCTACAAATGCACCTCCCTtggtcttttttctttctccttctaacTACAACCCAAGGCATTGATAATGTTCGCATAAAGCTCATTCGTGCCAAAGCACATATCGTCCTATACACAGAATTCTCTCTGTGTATGtgtttatgtgtgtgtgtaaatCTATAGCACCTATCATCACATGCAGGAATAAGACAAAAGGGGTGAcatatgatttcagatttatttttcaaaactcAACAAAAAAGCTCAACAAAAGAGGGCAGTGTAAAAAAGTATCAAAAGAGCATCATCCAAACTATGAAGGATGAGATGCATATGAGCTCAAAGCAAATGGATTTGATAACCATTTCCATTTCATACATAAATTGCAATGAACAAGAACAACTAGAAGGATAATATTAAAAAGAGAAGGGACTAGCTGGACTGTTGATTCCTTTTAAGTATTAGAAGATAAACTAAGAAAAAAAAGGCAGTTTGGTACACGAGGCTCTCGCCATTTTAGGATATGGAGAGGGTAAGATATACACAACCTTGCTCCCATATATGGAGTCGTTCTTTCCATGTTTTGAACCCATGACCTTCAAGCCACAATAGAGCAACCTTATCATTGTGCCAAGGCTCTCCATTTATTAGAACACAAATTAAAAACTATAAATCGATAGGAACCTGAAATTAAAACTTTAACGATTTGTTCATCCAAGCAAAAATCAAATGGATCACATGACACAGTCCATTGCTGAATCCGGAACTGTTAGACTAGCTAGACTAACAAGGAATATCCTGCACAGGTTTTCTAAAATAATATCTTCCTATAGGAACTACCTAAAGTATTGACCTATTCGTATAGTATTTAATTCCTATGATAAACATTACCTGTACATCCAAGATCCAAGCTGACCTAAAGGGGTGGGAAAGAAGAATAATGATCGGGATTTTATTTTCACATGCACTAAGCTTATCATTAAGGTGTTGTCCAAGATACAACTCAGAACTTTCGggaataaaagaaatatttagggTGAATTCAGCTGCCTTATGAGTAAGATTTTAGGTGGGGTGGGGTTATGATCTAAAATACGAGCTTGGCAAATTCATCAGCCATTTGGCAGAAGGGCCAGTTTCCAAGGAGTCCATGTTTCTTAAGCAAGGCTCAATTTAGGACATGGAAGGATGCATGCAGTAGGGACATGACACTAGCATGTATTTATTCTCTCTTTGCCTCTTAGAAGCTGTGGAAAAGCCAATAAAAGCTCTCAATATCATTAGGAAATGGATTAGTGACAACACGGAAACATGGCACAAAACATAATaccaaaaaatatgaaaaagtaGCAACACAACAAATACATAGATAGTTTGGCCCTTTCAAATTTGTGCTCTAATTTATTgactgtcttgcagcagcattTGAATCCAAGTACTAAGTTTTCTAGATTATTTTATCCAAGTGAAAACCACAAAAAGGTATCTTAGCTGAACAGATTATAAGCTGTGAAATGTGCTGTGTTTTGCATTATAAGTGTTTCTATGACGTTGCCAACTCTGACAACAGCCTCAAACACCATTGTAGGTAAACTTTCTTCGCTATCTTGGTGATAGCTTAAATAAATCCAATTCCAGTGGTGGCTCGTCAGCAAGAAATAaaaccaaatatatatatatatatatatatatataaacgtaGCACATGCTCCAGTTGATGCGGGTCTTTAGAATTTTAAAAAT
Protein-coding sequences here:
- the LOC103713285 gene encoding translin-associated protein X isoform X2, coding for MLYSSCRHLLSSFPMAASKPHRLHQIVGASLLSSSKKPRTMATDSTMKQEFTKYADYLNELNDKRERVVKASRDVTINSKKVIFQVHRISKDNKEEVLAKAENDLAAVTDQYISRLVKELQGTDFWKLRRAYTFAVQEYVEAATLCRFCKTGTLLNLAEINASLLPLSDQSVEPLQINVLDYLLGLADLTGELMRLAIGRISDGEVEYAEKICQFVRDIYRELTLVVPRMDDNSEMKKKMETMLQSVVKIENACFSVHVRGSEYNPLLGSSDPDYSIFGVLDF
- the LOC103713285 gene encoding translin-associated protein X isoform X3; translated protein: MLYSSCRHLLSSFPMAASKPHRLHQIVGASLLSSSKKPRTMATDSTMKQEFTKYADYLNELNDKRERVVKASRDVTINSKKVIFQVHRISKDNKEEVLAKAENDLAAVTDQYISRLVKELQGTDFWKLRRAYTFAVQEYVEAATLCRFCKTGTLLNLAEINASLLPLSDQSVEPLQINVLDYLLGLADLTGELMRLAIGRISDGEVEYAEKICQFVRDIYRELTLVVPRMDDNSEMKKKMETMLQSVVKIENDYHAVSLKVQNISWDHRRNMQK
- the LOC103713285 gene encoding translin-associated protein X isoform X1 — its product is MLYSSCRHLLSSFPMAASKPHRLHQIVGASLLSSSKKPRTMATDSTMKQEFTKYADYLNELNDKRERVVKASRDVTINSKKVIFQVHRISKDNKEEVLAKAENDLAAVTDQYISRLVKELQGTDFWKLRRAYTFAVQEYVEAATLCRFCKTGTLLNLAEINASLLPLSDQSVEPLQINVLDYLLGLADLTGELMRLAIGRISDGEVEYAEKICQFVRDIYRELTLVVPRMDDNSEMKKKMETMLQSVVKIENACFSVHVRGSEYNPLLGSSDPDYSIFGIIMQFL